Proteins co-encoded in one Desulfovibrio sp. Huiquan2017 genomic window:
- a CDS encoding cytochrome ubiquinol oxidase subunit I encodes MEYPIWHLTTLGGGFWIAVIATLHVYVAHFAVGGGLFLVLTERAAYKSNNIHLLEYARKHTRFFLLLTMAFGGVSGVAIWLTVALLAPEATITLIHQFVFGWAAEWVCFLGEILALIIYYYAWNEMDRRDHMIVGWLYFLFGWLSLFLINGIIGFMLTPGQWLETKDFWHGFFNPSFWPSLVFRTFFSAVCAGLFGFVTATRIPDEATRLRTVRVCSAWTVLGVLAVFLSGWWYVAAMPPEQYEMIVYKSNRVAHFMQYFWIFGTATLIGGLLLALKTPKSLSFTMALVVLLVGQGLFGSFEFIREAGRKPYLIWDTVYSSSILKAHVPVINQKGAIASAKWAPPELAQGITDANVKIAGAFLFQLECSACHSIHGPMNEITKRTVQYDVNGMDAFLTGMGKLNKYMPPFIGTSEERMALARYVAEDLNGYAPAEAAPVPEQAEPASAPFDPETSEYTLVAWCSRGMGFFSQNDKWTLLPPSNVIRAQLVRRDPSPERVMDDVTIDYAIEPDQDDKTLTGSLEPNADAGRFEAKVAIPPYAKDGEYNPLPIVTLTARDASGAVLATARLAAPTSDQMGCFNCHSGEWKRDGSGVTSATVENILATHDRMNSTHLAETKGVVECITCHDDPIQNAEGNADKPNLSAAIHGVHAIYMAGRGAESSCLKCHPQSTLRGQHEAVGFTCTDCHGMIEDLAISLLKAEMDRNVPGAGRILARITPRTMSNKQAVKPRRPWVNEPDCLTCHKDFAPPETDSAFNVWTKDADSLFAARRDEMDAMHCGACHGSPHAIYPATPRDNVLPLQYMDEAQPLGAGGNCTVCHKEAMDYPAHHPGMGLE; translated from the coding sequence ATGGAATATCCCATCTGGCACCTGACCACTCTCGGCGGCGGATTCTGGATCGCCGTCATCGCCACCCTGCACGTCTACGTGGCCCACTTCGCCGTGGGCGGCGGCCTGTTCCTGGTCCTGACCGAACGGGCGGCCTACAAATCGAACAACATCCACCTGCTTGAGTACGCCAGGAAGCACACCCGCTTCTTCCTGCTCCTGACCATGGCCTTCGGCGGCGTGTCCGGCGTGGCCATCTGGCTGACCGTGGCCCTGCTCGCGCCCGAGGCGACCATCACCCTCATCCACCAGTTCGTCTTCGGATGGGCGGCCGAATGGGTCTGCTTCCTGGGCGAAATCCTGGCCCTGATCATCTACTATTATGCCTGGAACGAGATGGACCGCCGCGACCACATGATCGTGGGCTGGCTCTACTTCCTGTTCGGCTGGCTGTCGCTCTTCCTGATCAACGGGATCATCGGCTTCATGCTCACTCCGGGCCAGTGGCTGGAGACCAAGGACTTCTGGCACGGCTTCTTCAACCCGTCCTTCTGGCCGTCCCTGGTCTTCCGCACCTTTTTCTCGGCCGTATGCGCGGGCCTGTTCGGCTTCGTCACGGCCACGCGTATCCCGGACGAGGCCACCCGGCTGCGCACCGTCCGGGTCTGCTCGGCCTGGACCGTGCTCGGCGTACTGGCCGTGTTCCTGTCCGGTTGGTGGTACGTGGCCGCCATGCCGCCCGAGCAGTACGAAATGATCGTCTACAAGTCCAACCGCGTCGCCCACTTCATGCAGTACTTCTGGATCTTCGGCACGGCCACCCTCATCGGTGGCCTGCTCCTGGCCCTGAAGACCCCCAAATCCCTGTCCTTCACCATGGCCCTGGTGGTCCTGCTGGTCGGTCAGGGGCTGTTCGGCTCCTTCGAATTCATCCGCGAGGCGGGCCGCAAGCCGTACCTCATCTGGGATACGGTCTATTCCTCCTCCATCCTCAAGGCCCATGTGCCGGTCATCAACCAGAAGGGGGCCATCGCCTCGGCCAAGTGGGCCCCGCCCGAACTGGCCCAGGGCATCACCGACGCCAACGTCAAGATCGCAGGCGCGTTCCTCTTCCAGCTCGAATGCTCGGCCTGCCATTCGATACACGGCCCCATGAACGAGATCACCAAACGCACCGTCCAGTACGATGTGAACGGCATGGACGCCTTCCTGACCGGCATGGGCAAACTGAACAAATACATGCCCCCGTTCATCGGCACCTCCGAGGAACGCATGGCCCTGGCCCGGTACGTCGCCGAGGATCTGAACGGCTACGCCCCGGCGGAGGCCGCGCCGGTCCCGGAACAGGCCGAACCCGCGTCCGCGCCCTTCGACCCCGAGACCTCGGAATACACCCTGGTGGCCTGGTGTTCGCGCGGCATGGGCTTCTTCTCCCAAAACGACAAATGGACCCTGCTGCCGCCGTCCAACGTCATCCGCGCCCAGCTCGTGCGCCGCGATCCCTCGCCCGAGCGGGTTATGGACGATGTGACCATCGACTACGCCATCGAGCCCGACCAGGACGACAAGACCCTGACCGGCAGCCTCGAACCCAACGCGGACGCGGGCCGCTTCGAGGCCAAAGTAGCCATCCCGCCCTATGCCAAGGACGGTGAATACAACCCCCTGCCCATCGTTACCCTGACCGCCCGGGACGCCTCCGGCGCGGTCCTGGCCACGGCCCGGCTCGCCGCGCCCACCTCGGACCAGATGGGCTGCTTCAACTGTCACAGCGGCGAATGGAAGCGGGACGGCTCGGGCGTGACCTCGGCCACGGTGGAGAACATCCTGGCCACCCACGACCGCATGAACTCCACCCACCTGGCCGAGACCAAGGGCGTGGTCGAATGCATCACCTGCCACGACGACCCCATCCAGAACGCCGAGGGCAACGCCGACAAGCCCAACCTGTCCGCCGCCATCCACGGCGTGCACGCCATCTACATGGCCGGACGCGGGGCCGAAAGCTCCTGCCTCAAGTGCCATCCGCAATCGACCCTGCGCGGACAGCACGAAGCCGTGGGCTTCACCTGCACCGACTGCCACGGCATGATCGAAGACCTGGCCATCTCCCTGCTCAAGGCGGAAATGGACCGGAACGTGCCCGGCGCGGGCCGCATCCTGGCCCGGATAACCCCCAGGACCATGTCCAACAAGCAGGCCGTCAAACCACGTAGGCCATGGGTCAACGAGCCCGACTGCCTGACCTGCCACAAGGACTTCGCCCCCCCCGAGACGGATTCGGCCTTCAACGTCTGGACCAAGGACGCGGACTCCCTGTTCGCCGCCCGGCGCGACGAGATGGACGCCATGCACTGCGGCGCATGCCACGGCTCGCCCCACGCCATCTACCCGGCCACGCCGCGCGACAACGTGTTGCCCCTGCAATACATGGACGAGGCGCAGCCCCTGGGCGCGGGCGGCAACTGCACGGTCTGCCACAAGGAGGCCATGGACTATCCGGCCCACCACCCGGGCATGGGCCTGGAATAA
- a CDS encoding methyl-accepting chemotaxis protein: MKIGPKLTLLGTALVGTTAAGILAILLWQSSKVSETLTTHFDLQAQAEMTLAVGDARNLLDTQHATLGKQLESDMRVVLDMERRGGGLDLLPETVEWQAINQISKASSSVTLPRMALGATWLGRNSDPNTPTPLVDEIMKLTGTTCTVFQTMNENGDLLRVATNILKTDGKRAVGTFIPGSSPVARTVKSGETYRGTAFVVNAWYLTQYRPIRDASGKIIGCLYVGILQEGVEQLRQAFKNVRLGRTGFLTVFGGSGSSEGVIKMHRDDKAEGGNILTETDASGGPVYKNLAAKAKEAGGEVVTIETELASPQGPRPTILSAVYFKPWDWVILGTGYLDEFMEGERATSRALDATNWWTVGIGGVMLLLGMFAFIVFARKLSGTIGATVTVMGAINQGDLDVPRLPARTGRMRDEMDELGEAVNAMGEKLREVVSQVQAAAQSVTLGSGELTGTSQALAEGAANQASAVEEVSASMEEMTSNIEQNTDHARETEEIARQAASDAEEGGQSVNQTMEAMRQIADKIAIIEEIARQTNLLALNAAIEAARAGEHGKGFAVVAAEVRKLAERSGVAAAEISELSAHSVSIAEQAGAMLDKMVPDITRTAELIREISQSSDEQNAGATQIKDAVLELDRVVQQNAAESEHVAAASQTLSSYALQLQRIIGYFRLAAASAVAPRAEVSVKRPKAKPLSAHSAPSDAPKAVPPASPSAPQDAGGMDLDMDGDEFEKF, from the coding sequence ATGAAGATAGGACCCAAGCTGACCCTTCTCGGCACCGCCTTGGTAGGCACCACGGCAGCCGGAATCCTCGCCATTCTTTTGTGGCAGAGCTCCAAAGTTTCCGAAACCCTGACAACCCATTTCGACCTTCAGGCCCAGGCCGAGATGACTCTGGCCGTGGGCGACGCCCGCAACCTGCTTGATACCCAACACGCCACTCTGGGAAAACAGCTCGAAAGCGACATGCGCGTAGTCTTGGATATGGAGCGGCGCGGCGGCGGGCTGGACCTGTTGCCCGAGACCGTGGAATGGCAGGCGATCAACCAGATCAGCAAGGCCTCTTCCTCCGTGACCCTGCCCCGGATGGCTCTGGGGGCCACCTGGCTCGGCCGGAACAGCGATCCGAACACGCCCACTCCCCTGGTGGACGAGATCATGAAGCTGACAGGGACCACCTGCACGGTCTTCCAGACCATGAACGAGAACGGCGACCTGTTGCGCGTGGCCACCAATATTCTCAAGACCGACGGCAAACGGGCCGTGGGCACCTTCATCCCCGGCTCTTCGCCCGTGGCCCGGACCGTCAAATCCGGCGAGACCTACCGGGGCACGGCCTTCGTGGTCAACGCCTGGTATCTGACCCAGTACCGGCCCATCAGGGATGCGTCCGGCAAGATCATCGGCTGCCTGTACGTGGGCATCCTCCAGGAGGGCGTGGAGCAGTTGCGCCAGGCCTTCAAGAACGTGCGGCTTGGCCGCACGGGCTTTTTGACCGTGTTCGGCGGCTCCGGTTCGTCCGAGGGTGTGATCAAGATGCACAGGGACGACAAGGCCGAGGGCGGCAACATCCTGACCGAGACCGACGCTTCGGGCGGGCCCGTGTACAAGAATCTTGCGGCCAAGGCCAAGGAAGCGGGCGGTGAGGTGGTCACCATCGAGACCGAGCTGGCCTCGCCCCAGGGGCCCCGCCCGACCATCCTCAGCGCCGTATACTTCAAGCCCTGGGATTGGGTTATCCTCGGCACCGGCTATCTCGATGAATTCATGGAGGGCGAGCGGGCCACCTCGCGCGCGCTCGACGCCACCAATTGGTGGACCGTGGGCATCGGCGGAGTCATGCTCCTGCTGGGCATGTTCGCCTTTATCGTCTTTGCCCGCAAACTGAGCGGGACCATCGGCGCGACCGTAACGGTCATGGGCGCCATCAACCAGGGCGACCTGGACGTGCCCCGGCTTCCCGCGCGTACGGGCCGCATGCGCGACGAGATGGACGAGCTCGGCGAAGCGGTCAACGCCATGGGCGAAAAGTTGCGTGAGGTGGTCTCCCAGGTCCAGGCGGCGGCCCAGTCCGTGACCCTGGGCAGCGGCGAACTGACCGGTACCTCCCAGGCCCTGGCCGAAGGCGCGGCCAACCAGGCCAGCGCCGTGGAGGAGGTCTCCGCCTCCATGGAAGAGATGACCTCCAACATCGAACAGAACACGGACCACGCCCGGGAAACCGAGGAGATCGCCCGCCAGGCCGCGAGCGACGCCGAAGAGGGCGGCCAGTCCGTGAACCAGACCATGGAGGCCATGCGGCAGATCGCGGACAAGATCGCCATCATCGAGGAGATCGCGCGCCAGACCAACCTCCTTGCCCTCAATGCGGCCATCGAGGCCGCCCGGGCGGGTGAACACGGCAAGGGCTTTGCCGTGGTCGCCGCCGAGGTGCGCAAGCTGGCCGAGCGCAGCGGCGTGGCCGCGGCCGAGATCAGCGAACTGTCCGCCCATTCCGTGAGCATCGCCGAACAGGCCGGAGCCATGCTCGACAAGATGGTCCCGGACATCACCCGTACCGCCGAGCTCATTCGCGAGATATCCCAGAGTTCCGACGAGCAGAACGCGGGAGCCACCCAGATCAAGGACGCGGTCCTCGAATTGGATCGTGTGGTCCAGCAGAACGCCGCCGAGTCCGAACACGTGGCCGCCGCTTCCCAGACCCTGTCCTCATATGCCCTGCAACTGCAACGGATTATCGGCTACTTCCGCCTGGCAGCCGCGTCCGCCGTTGCGCCCCGG